One window of Methylococcus sp. EFPC2 genomic DNA carries:
- a CDS encoding regulatory protein RecX, with protein MSEDGLQSDERCVDSLVRGRVARGQGPQRIRQALRDKGLSPGSADALAGYDWAAVIAEVYRRKYGASQPASPKERASRMRFLAQRGFSGEQISALFRRLPRATEFEDLDID; from the coding sequence GTGAGCGAAGACGGTTTGCAGAGCGACGAACGGTGCGTAGACAGCCTGGTGCGCGGGCGGGTCGCGCGCGGGCAGGGGCCGCAACGGATACGGCAGGCATTGCGCGACAAGGGCTTGAGCCCGGGTTCGGCCGATGCTTTGGCCGGCTATGACTGGGCGGCCGTGATCGCCGAGGTTTACCGGCGGAAATACGGGGCATCCCAGCCGGCCTCGCCTAAGGAGCGCGCTTCGCGCATGCGTTTCCTGGCCCAGCGGGGTTTCAGCGGCGAGCAGATCTCGGCCTTGTTCCGGCGCTTGCCCAGGGCCACAGAATTCGAAGACTTGGATATAGATTGA
- the recA gene encoding recombinase RecA has translation MDENKKKALSAALSQIEKQFGKGSVMRMGDVAVHDIEVVPTGSLALDIALGCGGLPRGRIVEIYGPESSGKTTLTLEVIAQAQKLGGVAAFVDAEHALDPAYAEKIGVDLDDLLVSQPDTGEQALEIADMLVRSGSVDVVVIDSVAALTPKAEIEGEMGDSHVGLQARLMSQALRKLTANIKKSNTLVIFINQIRMKIGVMFGNPETTTGGNALKFYASVRLDIRRTGAIKSGDEVIGNETKVKVVKNKVAPPFRNAEFEILYGEGVSHEGELVDLGVNLDILQKSGSWYSYAGDRVGQGKDNVRNYLKEHPEIANEIEAKIREKALASSVPAPLKAGGRAPVEEES, from the coding sequence ATGGACGAGAACAAGAAAAAGGCCCTGAGTGCCGCGCTTTCGCAGATCGAAAAGCAGTTCGGCAAGGGCTCGGTGATGCGCATGGGCGACGTCGCCGTGCACGATATCGAGGTCGTTCCCACCGGTTCGCTGGCCCTGGACATCGCCTTGGGTTGCGGTGGCTTGCCGCGCGGGCGCATCGTGGAAATCTACGGGCCGGAGTCGTCGGGCAAGACCACCCTGACGCTGGAGGTCATCGCCCAGGCGCAGAAGCTGGGCGGCGTGGCGGCCTTCGTCGATGCCGAGCACGCCCTGGATCCGGCCTATGCGGAGAAGATAGGCGTCGATCTGGACGACTTGCTGGTGTCCCAGCCGGATACCGGCGAGCAAGCTTTGGAAATCGCCGACATGCTGGTGCGTTCCGGCAGCGTGGACGTGGTGGTCATCGACTCGGTGGCCGCGCTCACGCCCAAGGCCGAGATCGAGGGCGAAATGGGCGATTCCCACGTGGGCCTGCAGGCGCGTCTGATGTCGCAGGCCTTGCGCAAGCTGACGGCTAACATCAAGAAGTCGAACACCCTGGTGATCTTCATCAACCAGATCCGCATGAAGATCGGCGTGATGTTCGGCAATCCGGAGACCACTACCGGCGGCAACGCACTCAAGTTCTACGCCTCGGTGCGCCTGGACATCCGCCGCACCGGCGCGATCAAGAGCGGCGACGAGGTGATCGGCAACGAGACCAAGGTCAAGGTGGTCAAGAACAAGGTGGCCCCGCCTTTCCGCAACGCCGAGTTCGAGATCCTCTACGGCGAAGGCGTGTCGCACGAAGGCGAACTGGTCGATCTGGGCGTCAACCTGGACATCCTGCAAAAGTCGGGATCCTGGTACAGCTATGCCGGCGACCGTGTCGGGCAGGGCAAGGACAACGTGCGCAACTACCTGAAAGAGCATCCGGAGATCGCCAACGAGATCGAGGCGAAGATCCGTGAGAAAGCGCTGGCAAGCAGCGTCCCGGCTCCGCTGAAAGCGGGCGGCAGGGCTCCCGTCGAGGAAGAGAGCTGA
- a CDS encoding VPLPA-CTERM sorting domain-containing protein → MHPNYLTHKLSLGLTLFALSSSAWSQQIAIDHYDINEAVLSGHGNWFHTYDGTITPGAHFVNIEPAGTVATYQFGSGTLNDGVVGGTGASQLFVTPAASDGTVIRPAIFLTLDVSKPWRVDKVEIYGGEVATNSIPGAITAVDVGVLGPTGGVPVISFNTTPFGPTQNKDGIDVNDLIDLSATPLASTPAWALVLSNFQGTVGNWFSISEIKVYGEPVATVPVPAAAWLMGSALAGLVGYGRRRGSNPIGEGYARSGD, encoded by the coding sequence ATGCACCCTAACTATCTGACACACAAGCTTTCCCTGGGGCTCACATTGTTTGCCCTGTCCTCTTCGGCCTGGTCTCAGCAGATCGCGATCGACCATTACGATATCAACGAAGCCGTATTGTCGGGCCATGGCAACTGGTTTCATACCTACGACGGTACCATCACGCCGGGAGCCCATTTCGTGAATATCGAACCCGCCGGCACCGTAGCGACCTACCAATTCGGCAGCGGTACCCTGAACGACGGCGTGGTCGGCGGGACGGGCGCCTCACAACTTTTCGTCACGCCGGCCGCGTCCGACGGCACGGTCATCCGGCCGGCGATATTCCTGACCCTGGATGTTTCCAAGCCCTGGCGGGTCGACAAAGTGGAAATCTATGGCGGGGAAGTCGCCACCAATAGCATTCCGGGAGCGATCACCGCCGTCGACGTCGGCGTCTTGGGACCGACCGGCGGCGTTCCGGTCATCTCTTTCAACACCACGCCTTTCGGGCCGACGCAGAACAAGGACGGCATCGACGTCAACGACCTGATCGACTTGAGCGCTACGCCGCTGGCCTCGACTCCGGCTTGGGCCTTGGTCCTCAGCAATTTCCAGGGTACGGTCGGCAATTGGTTCTCCATCAGCGAAATCAAGGTTTACGGCGAACCGGTCGCGACCGTTCCCGTTCCCGCCGCGGCGTGGTTGATGGGCTCGGCCCTGGCGGGCCTGGTCGGTTACGGTCGACGTCGCGGGTCGAATCCGATAGGAGAGGGATATGCACGGTCTGGCGATTAA
- a CDS encoding DUF3466 family protein has protein sequence MHGLAIKAGAALLAGSMLGAGAVSAAPVYRVVDLGFVNRFSPQSLALGVNESGTVSGVSGVTAVTGNGGPPKTVGNGIPLAINDGGQVGGYRYEFRPGGSVPQAVVWNGSAVGALPGTTPSFGVGLNNAGQLSGTLQTESGAYRAFVWNGVDLQTLGTLGGASSYGTGINDRGWLTGAARTAAGEYHAFVWKGGDLQDLGTLGGDLPDSYGVAINEAGWVTGWSFRYDEDDNPISHPLLWDGSSLRDLGVLRDGTSAYGYDLNNRGQVVGSSQLYLDLYGFGYGYGSPPSDAYAFLYDHGTLWNLDHLLVAADAGWNVVFATGINDAGQIAASGCHPVLGCRALRLDPVASVPLPPGSALLLSGAGLLPAFRRKT, from the coding sequence ATGCACGGTCTGGCGATTAAAGCCGGGGCGGCCCTGCTCGCCGGCTCGATGCTGGGGGCGGGCGCGGTTTCGGCCGCCCCCGTTTACCGCGTGGTGGATCTCGGCTTCGTCAACCGCTTTTCACCACAGTCTCTCGCCCTGGGAGTCAACGAAAGCGGGACCGTCAGCGGCGTGAGTGGCGTGACTGCCGTGACGGGTAACGGCGGCCCGCCGAAAACGGTCGGCAACGGAATTCCGTTGGCGATCAACGACGGCGGCCAGGTCGGCGGGTATCGCTACGAATTCCGGCCGGGCGGCAGCGTTCCCCAGGCCGTCGTTTGGAACGGCAGTGCGGTCGGCGCCTTACCCGGTACCACGCCCAGCTTCGGGGTAGGCCTCAACAATGCCGGTCAGCTGTCGGGAACGCTGCAGACGGAAAGCGGGGCTTACCGCGCGTTCGTCTGGAACGGCGTCGATCTGCAAACCCTAGGCACCCTGGGCGGCGCCAGCAGCTACGGCACCGGCATCAACGACCGCGGGTGGCTTACCGGAGCCGCCAGGACGGCGGCGGGCGAGTACCATGCCTTTGTCTGGAAGGGCGGCGACTTGCAGGATCTGGGTACCCTGGGTGGGGATCTGCCGGACAGTTACGGGGTCGCCATCAACGAAGCGGGGTGGGTTACCGGCTGGTCCTTCCGTTACGACGAGGACGACAACCCAATCTCCCATCCCTTGCTCTGGGACGGTTCCTCGCTGCGGGATCTGGGCGTGCTTCGAGACGGAACCAGCGCTTACGGCTACGACCTCAACAACCGCGGCCAGGTGGTCGGAAGCTCCCAGCTCTATCTGGATCTGTACGGGTTCGGCTACGGCTACGGCAGTCCTCCGTCAGACGCCTACGCCTTCCTGTACGACCACGGAACGCTCTGGAATCTGGATCACTTGCTGGTAGCGGCCGACGCAGGCTGGAACGTCGTGTTTGCCACCGGCATCAACGACGCGGGCCAGATAGCCGCCAGCGGATGTCACCCGGTCTTGGGTTGCCGCGCCTTGAGGCTCGATCCGGTCGCAAGCGTACCCTTGCCGCCCGGATCCGCGTTGCTGCTGAGCGGGGCCGGCCTGCTCCCGGCGTTCCGGCGCAAGACCTGA